Proteins co-encoded in one Actinomadura luteofluorescens genomic window:
- the sucC gene encoding ADP-forming succinate--CoA ligase subunit beta yields MDLFEHQAKELFAEYGVPVPTGKVAHTPQEARDIAAELFAAGSSKVVVKAQVKTGGRGKAGGVKLADSADEAEQLAGRILGMDIKGHTVHKVLVEEGSAIAQEYYFSFLLDRANRTFLSICSVEGGVEIEEVPHDRLAMVPVSPLEGVDRARAREIAEKGRLPQEALDGAAELIERLWAVFTDEDASLVEVNPMILTADGQVKALDGKVSLDDNASFRQDDHERLEDKAAADPLEAAAKAKDLNYVKLDGSVGIIGNGAGLVMSTLDVVAYAGEQFNGQKPANFLDIGGGASAEVMANGLEIVLSDADVKSVFVNVFGGITACDAVANGIVSAYKLLADRGETVNRPLVVRLDGNNAELGRRILNDAALPGVQQVDTMDDAARRAAELAAAGA; encoded by the coding sequence GTGGACCTGTTCGAACATCAGGCGAAGGAACTCTTCGCCGAGTACGGGGTACCGGTGCCGACCGGCAAGGTCGCCCATACTCCCCAGGAAGCCCGAGACATCGCGGCGGAGCTGTTCGCCGCGGGGAGCTCGAAGGTCGTGGTCAAGGCCCAGGTGAAGACCGGGGGCCGCGGCAAGGCCGGCGGCGTGAAGCTGGCCGACTCCGCCGACGAGGCCGAGCAGCTCGCCGGCCGGATCCTCGGCATGGACATCAAGGGCCACACGGTCCACAAGGTCCTGGTCGAGGAGGGCAGCGCGATCGCGCAGGAGTACTACTTCTCCTTCCTGCTCGACCGCGCCAACCGGACCTTCCTGTCCATCTGCTCCGTCGAGGGCGGCGTGGAGATCGAGGAGGTGCCGCACGACCGGCTGGCGATGGTGCCGGTCTCGCCGCTGGAGGGCGTCGACCGCGCCCGGGCCCGCGAGATCGCCGAGAAGGGCCGCCTCCCGCAGGAGGCCCTCGACGGCGCCGCCGAGCTGATCGAGCGGCTGTGGGCCGTGTTCACCGACGAGGACGCCTCCCTCGTCGAGGTGAACCCGATGATCCTCACCGCCGACGGCCAGGTGAAGGCCCTCGACGGCAAGGTCTCCCTGGACGACAACGCCTCGTTCCGCCAGGACGACCACGAGAGGCTCGAGGACAAGGCCGCGGCCGACCCCCTGGAGGCGGCGGCGAAGGCCAAGGACCTCAACTATGTCAAGCTGGACGGCAGCGTCGGCATCATCGGCAACGGTGCCGGGCTCGTCATGTCCACCCTCGACGTGGTCGCCTACGCGGGCGAGCAGTTCAACGGCCAGAAGCCCGCGAACTTCCTCGACATCGGCGGCGGCGCGTCCGCCGAGGTGATGGCGAACGGGCTGGAGATCGTCCTGTCCGACGCCGACGTCAAGTCCGTCTTCGTCAACGTCTTCGGCGGCATCACCGCCTGCGACGCCGTCGCCAACGGCATCGTGTCGGCCTACAAGCTCCTGGCCGACCGCGGCGAGACGGTCAACCGCCCGCTCGTCGTCCGGCTGGACGGCAACAACGCCGAACTCGGGCGCAGGATCCTCAACGACGCGGCGCTGCCCGGCGTCCAGCAGGTCGACACCATGGACGACGCGGCCAGGCGCGCCGCCGAACTCGCAGCGGCAGGTGCATGA
- a CDS encoding GAP family protein has translation MSLQVLPLAITMMAGPQIMSAIILVTTPRPVRASLAFLAGVAVSASAGVAVARGIFALVGSGVDIGKPSDDSSVGKIVQYVLIALLLLAILRNYVKRATIEPPKWLGSLMSAGPGRAFKTGLLLIILMPSDLLVMLTVGANLAQHHEGVAAAAVFVGATLLVAALPLLALLLFHRRAERAMPRAREWMTNNSWMVNIICCLIFIAIIH, from the coding sequence ATGAGTCTCCAGGTGCTCCCGCTGGCCATCACGATGATGGCCGGGCCCCAGATCATGTCCGCGATCATCCTGGTGACGACGCCGCGGCCCGTGCGGGCCTCGCTGGCGTTCCTGGCGGGCGTGGCCGTCTCGGCGAGCGCGGGGGTCGCCGTCGCGCGGGGCATCTTCGCGCTGGTGGGCAGCGGAGTCGACATCGGCAAGCCCTCCGACGACAGCTCGGTGGGAAAGATCGTCCAGTACGTGCTGATCGCGCTGCTGCTGCTGGCCATCCTGCGCAACTACGTGAAGCGGGCCACGATCGAGCCGCCCAAATGGCTCGGGTCGCTGATGAGCGCCGGACCCGGCCGGGCCTTCAAGACCGGGCTGCTGCTGATCATCCTGATGCCCTCCGACCTCCTCGTGATGCTCACCGTGGGCGCCAACCTCGCGCAGCACCACGAGGGCGTGGCGGCGGCGGCCGTCTTCGTCGGCGCGACGCTGCTGGTCGCGGCGCTGCCGCTGCTCGCCCTGCTGCTGTTCCACCGGCGTGCCGAACGCGCCATGCCCCGCGCGCGGGAGTGGATGACGAACAACAGCTGGATGGTCAACATCATCTGCTGCCTGATCTTCATCGCGATCATCCACTGA
- the sucD gene encoding succinate--CoA ligase subunit alpha, with the protein MAIWLTENSKIIVQGITGSEGTKHGRRMLASGAQVVGGVNARKAGQTVDFDGTTLPVFGTVKEAMQETGADVSVVFVPPKFTKDAVVEAIDAGIPLCVVITEGIPVHDTAFFWAYAESKGNKTRIIGPNCPGIASPGKSNAGIIPADITTPGRIGLVSKSGTLTYQMMYELRDIGFSTCVGIGGDPVIGTTHIDALQAFQDDPETDAIVMIGEIGGDAEERAAAYIEQHVTKPVVGYVAGFTAPEGKTMGHAGAIVSGSAGTAQAKKEALEKVGVRVGKTPSETAVLMREIMQNR; encoded by the coding sequence ATGGCCATCTGGCTCACCGAGAACAGCAAGATCATCGTCCAGGGCATCACGGGCTCCGAGGGCACCAAGCACGGCCGCCGGATGCTCGCCTCCGGCGCCCAGGTCGTCGGCGGCGTGAACGCCCGCAAGGCCGGGCAGACGGTCGACTTCGACGGCACGACCCTTCCGGTGTTCGGCACCGTCAAGGAGGCCATGCAGGAGACCGGCGCCGACGTCTCCGTCGTGTTCGTCCCGCCGAAGTTCACCAAGGACGCCGTGGTCGAGGCGATCGACGCCGGGATCCCGCTCTGCGTCGTCATCACCGAGGGCATCCCGGTGCACGACACCGCCTTCTTCTGGGCGTACGCGGAGTCCAAGGGGAACAAGACGCGGATCATCGGGCCGAACTGCCCCGGCATCGCGTCCCCCGGCAAGTCGAACGCCGGCATCATCCCGGCCGACATCACCACGCCCGGCCGCATCGGCCTGGTGTCCAAGTCGGGCACGCTGACCTACCAGATGATGTACGAGCTGCGCGATATCGGCTTCTCCACCTGCGTCGGCATCGGCGGCGACCCCGTCATCGGGACCACCCACATCGACGCGCTCCAGGCGTTCCAGGACGACCCGGAGACCGACGCCATCGTGATGATCGGTGAGATCGGGGGCGACGCCGAGGAGCGCGCCGCCGCCTACATCGAGCAGCACGTGACCAAGCCGGTCGTCGGCTACGTCGCCGGGTTCACCGCCCCCGAGGGCAAGACCATGGGCCACGCCGGCGCCATCGTGTCCGGCTCCGCCGGCACCGCGCAGGCGAAGAAGGAGGCCCTGGAGAAGGTCGGCGTCCGGGTCGGCAAGACCCCGAGCGAGACCGCCGTCCTCATGCGGGAGATCATGCAGAACCGCTGA
- a CDS encoding cell division protein PerM, producing the protein MSDKTPGQRAKREPSKAAPAKGAGPKGAPSKGAPSKAAPPPAEAGRAAAPPGADSARGRPPAAPARPLYVTGLVAALWCIGIGLAVLTTITLIGWIAAPKTALGHGMAGVFRTAVNFWLVSHHAGFSYGQGRFGLLPLGVLVLPGVLLYRGGGWMIRVAGLPHRQRTAVLHVAVALAVPYAALAGLLALAASSKEVRPSAWQALVGCFLVAAVAGGLGAARAIVVAEARGRRVRSGLGALLRLLPERPRSLVIGVAGSLSVLLASGALLVGGSLATHLSDAGDLYDMLAPGAVGGVLLLLVELAFLPNAAIWGMAYAVGPGFSVGAGTSVSPTGVFLDAVPAFPPLAALPQPGPAPAVSLLALAAPFVAGAVGGVLTIRSLPSPVSEGAPLWGFVSGALTGAVAALLSALAGGPLGGGRMATVGPSAWQVGLLAALEVGISAAIAAWVANWMVLRRPAGAPSRRSGSGKRAAKKAAAAKAPSKKRAAKKAAEPKKQVRAAPEPAMPLSAPVPEDYDLRLEGPPKPAPKAPHAPDPLEFEEAEPVLAPRRPRRRADPVPGPVEDEPPPPGDGTIVVEGHLEPEEPAGHEPAEERRPVPPPREDSGRTENRGGAIYVLRDDPDQDL; encoded by the coding sequence GTGAGCGACAAGACCCCCGGGCAGCGCGCGAAGCGGGAGCCGTCGAAGGCCGCACCGGCGAAGGGTGCGGGGCCGAAGGGCGCCCCCTCCAAGGGCGCCCCCTCCAAGGCCGCGCCGCCGCCGGCCGAGGCGGGCCGGGCCGCCGCGCCGCCGGGCGCGGACTCCGCGCGCGGACGCCCGCCGGCCGCCCCCGCCAGGCCGCTGTACGTCACGGGGCTCGTCGCGGCGCTGTGGTGCATCGGCATCGGGCTCGCGGTGCTCACCACGATCACGCTGATCGGCTGGATCGCCGCGCCGAAGACCGCGCTCGGCCACGGCATGGCCGGGGTGTTCCGGACGGCCGTGAACTTCTGGCTGGTCTCGCACCACGCGGGCTTCTCCTACGGGCAGGGGCGGTTCGGGCTCCTCCCGCTCGGCGTGCTCGTCCTGCCCGGGGTCCTGCTGTACCGGGGCGGCGGGTGGATGATCCGGGTGGCGGGCCTGCCGCACCGGCAGCGCACCGCCGTCCTGCACGTGGCCGTCGCGCTGGCCGTCCCGTACGCGGCGCTGGCCGGGCTGCTCGCGCTCGCGGCGTCGTCGAAGGAGGTCCGGCCGTCGGCGTGGCAGGCGCTCGTCGGGTGCTTCCTCGTCGCCGCCGTCGCGGGCGGGCTCGGCGCGGCGCGGGCGATCGTGGTGGCGGAGGCCCGGGGGCGGCGCGTCCGGTCCGGGCTGGGCGCGCTGCTGCGGCTGCTGCCCGAGCGGCCGCGCTCCCTGGTGATCGGCGTGGCGGGGTCGCTGAGCGTGCTGCTCGCCTCGGGCGCGCTGCTCGTCGGCGGGTCCCTCGCCACGCACCTGTCGGACGCCGGCGACCTCTACGACATGCTCGCCCCCGGAGCCGTCGGCGGCGTCCTCCTGCTGCTGGTCGAGCTGGCGTTCCTGCCGAACGCGGCGATCTGGGGCATGGCCTACGCGGTCGGCCCCGGCTTCTCCGTCGGCGCCGGGACGAGCGTCTCCCCGACCGGGGTGTTCCTGGACGCCGTGCCCGCGTTCCCGCCGCTCGCGGCCCTTCCCCAGCCGGGCCCGGCGCCCGCGGTCTCGCTGCTGGCGCTGGCGGCGCCGTTCGTCGCGGGCGCGGTGGGCGGCGTCCTGACGATCCGGTCGCTGCCGAGCCCGGTGTCGGAGGGCGCGCCGCTGTGGGGCTTCGTGTCGGGCGCCCTGACCGGGGCCGTCGCGGCGCTGCTGAGCGCGCTGGCCGGAGGGCCGCTCGGCGGCGGGCGGATGGCGACCGTGGGCCCGTCGGCGTGGCAGGTGGGGCTGCTGGCCGCCCTCGAGGTGGGGATCTCGGCGGCGATCGCGGCGTGGGTGGCGAACTGGATGGTGCTGCGGCGTCCGGCGGGCGCCCCGTCCAGGAGATCGGGTTCCGGGAAGCGGGCGGCGAAGAAGGCCGCCGCCGCGAAGGCGCCTTCCAAGAAGAGGGCGGCGAAGAAGGCCGCCGAGCCGAAGAAGCAGGTGCGGGCGGCTCCGGAGCCCGCCATGCCGCTGTCGGCGCCCGTCCCCGAGGACTACGACCTGCGCCTGGAGGGCCCGCCCAAGCCGGCGCCGAAGGCCCCGCACGCGCCGGATCCGCTGGAGTTCGAGGAGGCCGAGCCCGTCCTCGCGCCCCGGCGGCCCCGCCGCCGGGCGGACCCGGTGCCGGGGCCCGTCGAGGACGAGCCCCCGCCGCCGGGCGACGGCACGATCGTCGTCGAGGGCCACCTGGAGCCCGAGGAGCCCGCCGGGCACGAGCCCGCCGAGGAGCGGCGCCCCGTCCCGCCGCCCCGCGAGGACTCGGGACGCACCGAGAACCGGGGCGGCGCCATCTACGTCCTGCGCGACGACCCTGACCAGGACCTCTAG
- the purN gene encoding phosphoribosylglycinamide formyltransferase → MVSARLVVLVSGAGTNLQALLDACADPAYGAKVVAVGADRPDIGGTERAERAGLPTFTLCIPDFPSRDDWDAALAGTVAEYEPDLVVSAGFMKILGPRFLARFGGRTVNTHPALLPSFPGAHAVRDALAYGVKVTGCTVHFVDEGVDTGPVIAQESVPVGRHDDEDSLHERIKQVERRLLVDVVGRLARDGWTASGRRVSMKCRTGADAPGGEGSATGSSGSGSSDRGSSESRGELGR, encoded by the coding sequence ATGGTGTCCGCCCGGCTCGTCGTCCTCGTCTCCGGCGCGGGGACCAACCTACAAGCGCTGCTCGACGCGTGCGCGGATCCAGCCTACGGTGCGAAAGTGGTGGCCGTGGGGGCGGACCGCCCCGATATCGGCGGAACCGAGCGCGCCGAACGGGCGGGATTGCCGACTTTCACCCTCTGCATACCTGATTTCCCGTCCCGGGACGACTGGGACGCGGCGCTCGCCGGGACGGTCGCCGAGTACGAGCCCGACCTCGTGGTGTCCGCCGGCTTCATGAAGATCCTCGGCCCGCGGTTCCTGGCGCGCTTCGGCGGCCGGACGGTCAACACCCACCCCGCGCTGCTGCCGTCATTCCCCGGCGCGCACGCCGTACGGGACGCCCTGGCGTACGGGGTGAAGGTCACGGGCTGTACGGTTCACTTCGTCGACGAAGGCGTGGACACCGGACCCGTCATCGCCCAGGAGAGCGTCCCCGTGGGCCGGCATGACGACGAGGACTCCCTGCACGAGCGGATCAAGCAGGTGGAGCGCCGGCTCCTCGTCGACGTCGTCGGACGGCTGGCCCGCGACGGATGGACCGCGAGCGGCAGGCGGGTCTCGATGAAGTGCCGGACCGGCGCGGACGCGCCCGGCGGTGAGGGCTCCGCCACGGGTTCGTCCGGCAGCGGTTCGTCTGACAGGGGTTCGTCCGAATCAAGAGGGGAGCTCGGCCGGTGA
- a CDS encoding FHA domain-containing protein, with protein sequence MEGPFMRIEDSGLVVPLRPDVTTVGRGRGVDIRLDDPSVSRLHAEIVRRGPYVYVVDMGLSRNGTRVNGRPIARRVLEDGDVVSFGTARCRLGGIPREEVDPDVELRRAVAPELTRREVDVLTSLCRPALSDEAFVAPATARDIAGELVVTEAAVKQHLLRLYQKFRIPEGANRRTRLANEVIAMGLVRPLPPVHVPQQGRPPMDGRVPGVRGTTETRRPGTTGHAHAPGRPAHSTAAGRRAS encoded by the coding sequence GTGGAGGGGCCGTTCATGCGGATCGAGGACAGCGGGCTGGTGGTGCCGCTGCGCCCCGACGTTACGACGGTCGGGAGAGGGAGAGGAGTGGACATCCGCCTCGACGACCCGTCTGTGTCCCGTTTGCACGCAGAGATCGTCCGACGCGGCCCGTACGTCTACGTGGTGGACATGGGCCTGTCCCGCAACGGGACGCGCGTCAACGGCCGGCCGATCGCCCGCCGTGTGCTGGAGGACGGTGACGTCGTGAGCTTCGGCACGGCGCGCTGCCGGTTGGGGGGCATCCCCCGTGAGGAGGTCGACCCGGACGTCGAACTGCGGCGCGCCGTCGCGCCCGAGCTCACCCGCCGGGAGGTCGACGTGCTGACCTCGCTGTGCCGGCCCGCCCTGTCCGACGAGGCGTTCGTGGCCCCGGCCACGGCGCGCGACATCGCCGGCGAGCTGGTCGTCACGGAGGCCGCGGTCAAGCAGCACCTGCTGCGCCTCTACCAGAAGTTCCGGATCCCCGAGGGCGCCAACCGGCGCACTCGGCTCGCCAACGAGGTCATCGCGATGGGCCTCGTCCGCCCGCTGCCGCCGGTGCACGTGCCCCAGCAGGGCCGTCCGCCGATGGACGGGCGCGTCCCCGGGGTGCGCGGCACCACCGAGACGCGCCGGCCGGGCACGACCGGCCATGCTCACGCCCCGGGCCGCCCGGCGCACAGCACGGCCGCGGGACGGAGGGCCAGCTGA
- a CDS encoding GNAT family N-acetyltransferase: MTDEWFERPVLTGRYVRLEPLSAEHAAGLFEASKDPDLWTWMSQRQPRNAGDMRAQVDQALAACERGLRLPWVQIDAATGEVAGTTSYYEISPSDRGLCIGHTWIGSRWQRTGLNTEAKLLLMGRAFGDLGAIRVGWHTHVRNERSRAAIERLGAAFEGVHRKHRIRADGSIRDTAAYAMTDDDWPAAERALRARLR, encoded by the coding sequence ATGACCGACGAATGGTTCGAGCGGCCCGTCCTGACCGGGCGATACGTGCGGCTGGAGCCGCTTTCCGCCGAGCACGCGGCGGGCCTGTTCGAGGCGTCCAAGGACCCGGATCTGTGGACCTGGATGAGCCAGCGGCAGCCGCGGAACGCCGGGGACATGCGCGCGCAGGTCGACCAGGCGCTGGCGGCCTGCGAGCGCGGGCTGCGCCTGCCCTGGGTCCAGATCGACGCGGCGACCGGCGAGGTCGCCGGGACGACGTCCTACTACGAGATCTCCCCGTCCGACCGCGGCCTGTGCATCGGCCACACCTGGATCGGGTCGCGGTGGCAGCGGACGGGGCTCAACACCGAGGCGAAGCTGCTCCTCATGGGCCGCGCGTTCGGCGACCTGGGGGCGATCAGGGTCGGCTGGCACACGCACGTCCGCAACGAGCGGTCGCGCGCGGCGATCGAGCGGCTCGGGGCGGCGTTCGAGGGCGTCCACCGCAAGCACCGGATCCGCGCGGACGGCTCGATCCGCGACACCGCCGCCTACGCGATGACGGACGACGACTGGCCCGCCGCCGAACGCGCCCTGCGCGCGCGACTGCGCTGA
- a CDS encoding sulfite exporter TauE/SafE family protein: MHAEQVVLLLAAAVAAGWVDAVVGGGGLIQLPALLLLNPGQPVATALATNKLGSIAGTTSAAVAYARKAKPDVRVALPAGLLAVCCAAGGALCAAAISSDVLKPVIMVVLLAVAAIVVLRPDLGRTPRPVLRTRRRVAAAVLVPGVAIAFYDGLVGPGTGTFLVIAFTTLLGMDFVDASATSKIINTGTNLGALAVFAAQGHVLWAIGLAMAVCNIVGAQLGAHMAISRGAGFVRVVLLCVVSALVLKLGYEQFG, from the coding sequence GTGCACGCCGAGCAGGTCGTCCTGCTGCTGGCCGCCGCCGTCGCGGCGGGATGGGTCGACGCCGTGGTGGGAGGCGGCGGGCTGATCCAGCTGCCCGCGCTGCTGCTGCTCAACCCGGGGCAGCCGGTCGCGACCGCGCTCGCCACCAACAAGCTGGGCTCGATCGCGGGCACCACGTCCGCCGCCGTCGCCTACGCGCGCAAGGCCAAGCCGGACGTGCGGGTGGCCCTCCCGGCGGGCCTGCTCGCGGTGTGCTGCGCCGCCGGCGGCGCCCTCTGCGCGGCGGCGATCTCCTCGGACGTGCTGAAGCCCGTCATCATGGTCGTGCTGCTGGCGGTGGCCGCGATCGTGGTGCTCAGGCCCGACCTCGGCCGGACCCCGCGGCCGGTGCTGCGGACGCGCCGCCGGGTCGCCGCCGCCGTCCTCGTCCCCGGCGTCGCGATCGCGTTCTACGACGGGCTGGTCGGGCCGGGCACCGGGACGTTCCTGGTGATCGCGTTCACCACGCTGCTCGGCATGGACTTCGTCGACGCCTCCGCCACCTCGAAGATCATCAACACGGGCACCAACCTGGGCGCGCTCGCCGTGTTCGCGGCGCAGGGGCACGTGCTGTGGGCCATCGGGCTGGCGATGGCGGTCTGCAACATCGTCGGCGCGCAGCTCGGCGCCCACATGGCGATCAGCCGCGGTGCCGGTTTCGTTCGGGTCGTCCTGCTCTGTGTCGTCAGCGCCCTCGTGCTGAAGCTCGGTTACGAGCAGTTCGGCTGA
- the purH gene encoding bifunctional phosphoribosylaminoimidazolecarboxamide formyltransferase/IMP cyclohydrolase — protein MSRVAIERALISVYDKSGLEELARGLHEAGVEIVSTGSTAGRISAAGVPVMKVEKLTGFPECLDGRVKTLHPKVHAGLLADRRKEDHLQQLDDLAVEPFDLVVANLYPFADTVDSGAAPDECVEQIDIGGPTMVRAAAKNHASVSVVVDPSAYGTVLDAVRAGGFTLEERRRLAARAFAHTASYDVAVASWFAGDYAPDETAAETRWPDFLGATWERSNTLRYGENPHQRAALYRSPGEKGLAGAEQLYGKEMSYNNYVDTDAARRAAYDFTEPCVAIIKHANPCGIAVGADIAEAHRKAHACDPVSAYGGVIAANRPVTADLARQVTESFAEVLVAPSFEDEAVTVLKDRFKNIRLLVCPDAPAGGAEYRRVDGGVLLQEVDRVDAGGDDPSAWELKTGTAADEATLRDLAFAWRAIRSVKSNAILLAADGATVGVGMGQVNRVDSAKLAVARAGQERAAASVGASDAFFPFPDGLEVLAEAGVRAIVEPGGSVNDDKVIAAAEKAGVTLYFTGVRHFFH, from the coding sequence GTGAGTCGGGTGGCGATTGAGCGCGCGCTGATCAGTGTGTACGACAAGTCCGGACTGGAGGAGCTGGCCCGCGGCCTGCACGAGGCGGGAGTGGAGATCGTCTCGACCGGGTCGACGGCGGGCCGGATCTCGGCCGCCGGGGTCCCGGTGATGAAGGTGGAGAAGCTCACCGGGTTCCCCGAGTGCCTGGACGGACGGGTCAAGACCCTGCACCCGAAGGTGCACGCGGGCCTGCTCGCCGACCGGCGCAAGGAGGACCACCTCCAGCAGCTCGACGACCTGGCCGTCGAGCCGTTCGACCTCGTCGTCGCGAACCTGTACCCGTTCGCCGACACGGTGGACTCGGGCGCGGCGCCGGACGAGTGCGTCGAGCAGATCGACATCGGCGGCCCCACGATGGTCCGCGCCGCCGCGAAGAACCACGCGAGCGTCTCCGTCGTGGTGGACCCCTCCGCCTACGGGACGGTCCTGGACGCCGTGCGGGCCGGCGGGTTCACGCTGGAGGAGCGCCGCCGCCTGGCCGCGCGGGCGTTCGCGCACACCGCGTCCTACGACGTGGCCGTGGCCTCCTGGTTCGCGGGCGACTACGCGCCCGACGAGACCGCCGCCGAGACGCGGTGGCCCGACTTCCTCGGTGCCACGTGGGAGCGCTCGAACACCCTGCGGTACGGCGAGAACCCGCACCAGCGGGCCGCCCTGTACCGCTCGCCGGGCGAGAAGGGCCTGGCCGGGGCCGAGCAGCTCTACGGCAAGGAGATGTCCTACAACAACTACGTCGACACCGACGCCGCGCGCCGCGCCGCCTACGACTTCACCGAGCCGTGCGTCGCGATCATCAAGCACGCCAACCCGTGCGGCATCGCGGTCGGCGCCGACATCGCCGAGGCGCACCGCAAGGCGCACGCCTGCGACCCGGTGTCGGCGTACGGCGGCGTGATCGCGGCGAACCGGCCGGTCACCGCGGACCTGGCCCGCCAGGTCACCGAGAGCTTCGCCGAGGTGCTGGTCGCCCCGTCCTTCGAGGACGAGGCCGTGACCGTCCTGAAGGACCGCTTCAAGAACATCCGCCTGCTGGTCTGCCCGGACGCCCCGGCGGGCGGCGCCGAGTACCGTCGCGTCGACGGCGGCGTGCTGCTGCAGGAAGTGGACCGCGTGGACGCCGGCGGCGACGACCCGTCCGCCTGGGAGCTGAAGACCGGAACCGCCGCGGACGAGGCGACCCTGCGCGACCTGGCGTTCGCGTGGCGGGCGATCCGCTCGGTGAAGTCCAACGCGATCCTGCTGGCCGCGGACGGCGCCACCGTCGGCGTCGGCATGGGCCAGGTCAACCGGGTCGACTCCGCCAAGCTCGCCGTCGCGCGGGCCGGGCAGGAGCGCGCCGCGGCGTCGGTGGGCGCGTCCGACGCGTTCTTCCCGTTCCCGGACGGCCTGGAGGTGCTGGCCGAGGCGGGCGTCCGCGCGATCGTCGAGCCCGGCGGGTCCGTCAACGACGACAAGGTGATCGCCGCGGCGGAGAAGGCCGGCGTCACCCTCTACTTCACCGGCGTCCGGCACTTCTTCCACTAG
- a CDS encoding DUF4190 domain-containing protein, with amino-acid sequence MSDQPDRPAQPEDRPDARPAGEPPAGPRQGGRGTGWRALWLGGIALLTAFFFYPLGLVLGIAALVVGIRARRSARRTHDAAPGAVPGMVLGSIGLVFSLLSVSLTAFLWTELSGYQSCVSTSNTTTDKQACRAKYYPKIEKKLDLPAGSMDKYGDLL; translated from the coding sequence GTGAGCGACCAGCCGGACCGTCCGGCCCAGCCCGAAGACCGCCCGGACGCGCGGCCCGCGGGAGAGCCGCCCGCGGGGCCGCGCCAGGGCGGGCGGGGCACCGGCTGGCGGGCCCTGTGGCTCGGCGGCATCGCCCTGCTGACCGCGTTCTTCTTCTACCCGCTCGGCCTGGTGCTCGGCATCGCCGCGCTGGTCGTCGGCATCAGGGCCCGCCGGAGCGCGCGCCGCACGCACGACGCCGCCCCCGGCGCCGTCCCCGGCATGGTGCTCGGCTCGATCGGGCTCGTGTTCTCGCTGCTGTCGGTCTCCCTGACGGCGTTCCTGTGGACGGAGCTGAGCGGCTACCAGAGCTGCGTCAGCACGTCCAACACCACCACCGACAAGCAGGCGTGCCGCGCGAAGTACTACCCGAAGATCGAGAAGAAGCTCGACCTTCCCGCCGGCAGCATGGACAAGTACGGCGACCTGCTCTGA
- a CDS encoding bifunctional methylenetetrahydrofolate dehydrogenase/methenyltetrahydrofolate cyclohydrolase — translation MTAQILDGKATAAEIRSNLKVRVEALRERGVSVGLGTVLVGDDPGSHSYVNMKHRDCAEVGIESIRRDLPATASQDEVERAVAELNADPACTGYIVQLPLPKGLDEQRVLERIDPAKDADGLHPTNLGRLVLMQPGPLPCTPKGIVELLRRFDVPLKGAEVTVVGRGITVGRSLGLLLTRRSENATVTLCHTATRDLAEHTRKADIVVAAAGVPGLITAGMVKPGAAVLDVGVSRVDGKLAGDVAADVRDVAGWVAPNPGGVGPMTRAMLLSNVVEAAEQATGPVA, via the coding sequence ATGACGGCACAGATTCTGGACGGCAAGGCCACGGCCGCCGAGATCCGCTCGAACCTCAAGGTCCGCGTCGAGGCGCTCCGCGAGCGCGGCGTCTCCGTCGGGCTCGGCACCGTCCTGGTCGGCGACGACCCCGGCAGCCACTCGTACGTGAACATGAAGCACCGCGACTGCGCCGAGGTCGGCATCGAGAGCATCCGCCGCGACCTGCCCGCCACCGCCTCGCAGGACGAGGTGGAGCGCGCCGTCGCCGAGCTGAACGCCGACCCCGCCTGCACCGGCTACATCGTCCAGCTGCCGCTCCCGAAGGGCCTGGACGAGCAGCGCGTGCTGGAGCGCATCGACCCGGCCAAGGACGCCGACGGCCTGCACCCGACCAACCTCGGCCGGCTCGTCCTGATGCAGCCGGGCCCGCTGCCGTGCACGCCGAAGGGCATCGTCGAGCTGCTGCGCCGGTTCGACGTCCCGCTGAAGGGCGCCGAGGTCACCGTCGTCGGCCGCGGCATCACCGTCGGCCGCTCCCTCGGCCTGCTGCTGACCCGCCGCAGCGAGAACGCGACCGTCACGCTCTGCCACACCGCCACCCGCGACCTCGCCGAGCACACCCGCAAGGCCGACATCGTCGTGGCCGCGGCCGGGGTCCCCGGCCTCATCACCGCCGGCATGGTCAAGCCCGGCGCCGCCGTCCTGGACGTGGGGGTGTCCCGCGTGGACGGCAAGCTCGCCGGGGACGTCGCCGCCGACGTCCGCGACGTCGCCGGCTGGGTCGCGCCCAACCCCGGCGGCGTCGGCCCGATGACCCGCGCCATGCTCCTGTCGAACGTCGTCGAGGCCGCCGAGCAGGCCACCGGACCGGTGGCCTGA